The Henckelia pumila isolate YLH828 chromosome 2, ASM3356847v2, whole genome shotgun sequence genome includes a window with the following:
- the LOC140884077 gene encoding plasmodesmata-located protein 6-like, whose translation MHAKFSSPPSISVCFVLILINVSLFPRSSNSSLQSLIYVGCSQQRYISGTPYESNVNSILASLVNSAASANFNNFKISLPGSTQTDVVYGLFQCRGDLPTSDCHQCVADAVGRLGSLCGGASGGALQYEGCFVKYDNTPFLGVEDKSVVYSKCGPSIAGDTDVLTRKDAVLGYLTGAGQYFRVGGSGEVQGTTQCVQDLTTGECQDCLSEAIQRLKNVCGDSAWGHMYLGKCYARYSERGYTSRGGKKLRSHGWRFTVFFVFTVSWIFT comes from the coding sequence ATGCATGCTAAATTTTCGTCTCCCCCTTCAATATCTGTATGCTTTGTATTAATACTAATTAATGTTTCACTCTTCCCACGCTCTTCAAATTCTTCGCTGCAATCTTTAATATACGTCGGCTGTTCCCAGCAAAGGTACATCTCCGGCACCCCATACGAATCCAACGTCAACTCCATCCTCGCCTCCCTCGTCAACTCCGCCGCCTCCGCCAATTTCAACAATTTCAAGATTTCACTCCCCGGCTCCACCCAGACCGACGTCGTCTACGGCCTCTTCCAGTGCCGCGGCGACCTCCCCACCTCCGACTGCCACCAATGCGTCGCCGACGCCGTCGGCCGACTCGGGAGCCTCTGCGGCGGCGCTTCCGGCGGCGCGTTGCAGTACGAAGGGTGTTTCGTCAAGTATGACAACACTCCGTTCCTGGGTGTGGAGGATAAGTCCGTCGTTTACAGTAAATGTGGGCCGTCGATCGCGGGGGACACCGACGTGCTGACCCGGAAAGATGCGGTGCTGGGTTATCTGACGGGTGCGGGGCAGTACTTTCGGGTCGGCGGGTCGGGCGAAGTGCAGGGTACGACGCAGTGTGTGCAGGATCTGACGACGGGGGAGTGCCAGGATTGTCTATCGGAAGCGATCCAACGGTTGAAAAACGTGTGTGGGGATTCTGCATGGGGCCATATGTATTTGGGAAAGTGCTACGCTCGGTACTCTGAGCGTGGATACACCTCCCGCGGCGGCAAGAAGCTTCGCAGCCACGGGTGGCGGTTCAcggttttctttgtttttacGGTCTCTTGGATTTTTACCTGA